AGGTGCTCTGGCAAAGGAAGCAGGTATGGAGGATGAGTTCAATCTTTATCAGGCTGTTGAGAGACTGGCTCCAGAAGCTTTTTATAAGTTTAAGGGAGGACAGCGCAAGACTATCGCAGCCAATGTTGACTTTTATTCAGGCTTCGTATACAAGTGTATAGGACTACCAGAGGAATTGTATACTCCGATTTTCGCGATTGCAAGAGTTCCCGGTTGGGCAGCCCACCGTATTGAGGAAGTTACTTCATCAAGCGCAAGGATTATCAGACCTGCATACAAGAGTGTAACAAATCAGCGGGTTTATGTTCCTATGCAAAAACGATAAGAAGATATATGTCGTAACGGAACAATATCTTATCTTTGCGCGGCCTTTAAGGGAAGGTAAGGAAACTGAGAAATAAACAACATATATGTCTGAAGCAAAAGAAATAAAGCTGATATTGGAAGACGGCTCCGTGTTTGCCGGAAAATCCTTCGGTTATCATGGCTCCGTGTCGGGTGAGATGGTTTTCAATACAGCAATGACCGGATATCCCGAAAGTTTAACAGACCCATCCTACAAGGGTCAGATTTTGGTTTCAACCTACCCCCTTATTGGAAACTACGGGGTTCCATCAAAGGAAACAGAGAATGGAATTCCAAAATTCTATGAATCTGATGAGATTCATATTGCAGGACTGGTTATTTCTGAATACTCCTTTGGCTATAGTCACTGGAACGCTCAAAAGAGCCTTGGTGACTGGCTTAAAGAATACAAAGTTCCCGGCATTTTCGGCATCGACACCCGTAGTCTGACTCAGCTGCTTCGCGAAAACGGTCCTATGCTCGGCAAGGTAGTTGCCGATGATGTAGATGTTGAATTTTACAACCCAGACATCCACAACCTTGCTGCAATGGTAAGCACCAAGGAGAAGCTTGTCTATGGAAACGGTAAATACAGAGTAGTACTGCTTGATACAGGTGCAAAGTACAACATACTCCGCTGCTTATTGAAGAGGGATACCACAGTAATCAGGGTGCCCTGGGATTATGACTTTACGCAGGAAGAATATGATGGAATAGTGCTTTCAAACGGACCGGGTAATCCAGCCCTTTACGAAGCCAGTGTAAACAATATACGTAAGGCTTTGCAAGGGGATAAGCCAATCTTCGGTATCTGTCTTGGCAACCAGCTTATGGGAATCGCTGCCGGAGGATCTACTCACAAACTGAAGTACGGGCACAGGGCTCACAACCACCCTGTAAAGTTGGTTGGAACTGACAAGTGCTATATCACAAGCCAGAACCACGGATTTGTACTTGATACCGACAGCCTTGACAGCGACTGGGAACCCTACTTTATCAACCTAAATGACAATACCAACGAGGGAATCAGAAACAAGAAGAAACCATTCTTCTCTACCCAGTTTCACCCCGAAGCATCAGGCGGTCCAACAGATACAGAGTTTCTTTTTGACAACTTTATGGACCTTGTAAAGGAACGCAAGAAATAAGTTTTTCAGGGTATAGGTCAGACAAAAAGGTAGGGTCTTCAGCCCTACCTTTTTTATATAGCCGTTTCCTATAAACCTCTCACTCTGTTTGCACATCAGTGCTTTTATCTGCCTGGCTTTACAAAGAAATACTTATCCGCGGCAGCATTGATTTGCTCCCCAGTAATGATTTACTTCTTAGTTGCTTCAATAACTTCCTTTTTCTCAGGGAAAATAATTGAAGCCACAATGCACAATACTATTGTGCCCAGTATCACATATAGCGAATGGGCTGATGTAAAGCCAATGGCTGCAAGTTTTCCATGGAACAGTAATTTGACACCCACAAAAGCAAGCAGGAAGGCCACTCCCACCTTGAGGTAGTGGAATATATTTACCACTTTCATCAGTAGGAAGAACAGCGAACGCATGGCAAATAGTGTGTCTGACCAACCGAATGAGCAAAACGACCGACAAACCTACAAACGAAAAGAACACCGAACTGACAACAGACGTTTGGCACAAAAGCGGCTGACTTGGTTAATTTGTAAGCATTCAGAGAACTTTGATAGACTTAGGAAACCATATTCTTTTGAAAGAGGGGGTCAACATGCTCCGGATCATCCAGCTACTCCCTATTTATAATTAGTCTTAGTAATGGTCGGGTTTTTATCTTGAAATGGCTGTGAGGGTCAAGGTATTGTAAAACAGCTAGATAGCGCCTGGTGCTACTGAGGGGAATTCAAGTTAATCGGAGTGTAAAACCCTAAAAATATGGGATTGTAGCAACGCCGTGGGCTTGTTAACATTGCACTATCGAAATAGTGTAAATGTGATTGATTGATCCAAAATGAGAAAGTTTGCTATGATTCTATTGCTCTTTGTAACCCTGACATCAGCTTATTCCCAAAAGGGGAATGTAAATGGTATTATCAGGTTTGAAGATGGACAACCTGCTGTAAGTGCGATTATCCAGGTCAGGGAGATAAACAAAAATGGGATCACAGACATAGATGGCAAATACCTCTTAAGCGAACTGCCTTACGGACAATATACACTTGACATAAGATCAATTGAGGCAGAGGATAAAACACTTATACTTGTTGTTGACAAGCCCTCACAAACCTTTGACATACCTGTCAGGAGGGCTGTGATGAACCTCAGCGAGGTGTTGGTAAGCTCGGTTTCCCGCAAACGTGATATCGAAACAAGAGG
The genomic region above belongs to Xiashengella succiniciproducens and contains:
- the carA gene encoding glutamine-hydrolyzing carbamoyl-phosphate synthase small subunit translates to MSEAKEIKLILEDGSVFAGKSFGYHGSVSGEMVFNTAMTGYPESLTDPSYKGQILVSTYPLIGNYGVPSKETENGIPKFYESDEIHIAGLVISEYSFGYSHWNAQKSLGDWLKEYKVPGIFGIDTRSLTQLLRENGPMLGKVVADDVDVEFYNPDIHNLAAMVSTKEKLVYGNGKYRVVLLDTGAKYNILRCLLKRDTTVIRVPWDYDFTQEEYDGIVLSNGPGNPALYEASVNNIRKALQGDKPIFGICLGNQLMGIAAGGSTHKLKYGHRAHNHPVKLVGTDKCYITSQNHGFVLDTDSLDSDWEPYFINLNDNTNEGIRNKKKPFFSTQFHPEASGGPTDTEFLFDNFMDLVKERKK